A portion of the Caenorhabditis elegans chromosome III genome contains these proteins:
- the R151.8 gene encoding Myb-like domain-containing protein (Confirmed by transcript evidence), translating into MQSDEPSTSSASSSRRRIAFGRPPVLRERPLQSPAPITSTSLTSGLDKEPQTSTDNTTTNGEILNPSSSEPTCTSVLSDQKSLDLPKRRAWSFDEVCAFHDGIKLHGKDFDSVVKFMAKRKMEKTKDHVKTFFFNSAKAYKSLLAMTDDDFANIPRDARELFLLINACEYKRKTVNMKVIVEKLKELVFEGTVVVRAGRKLVTIKTPPCPALCRYFSVKKGDKVPNDLYIHLEPTSNGDHVFMRQRNQNPFLRVKLNANDRITKLLEFLHKKWSLAGDSTPISVTLWPDSSCEIASLCVQSAENSPFISLSMNKLIKNVEESKEKLEAKKIEVTGIKVATDVNIKTKPSHTVTYPRPFTLTDEIIAEGINSKNVRNAIVAELFCVCGRKNPIQLRYQVHNENQPIQASEPWKVMINLLNRGYGDCLAPSKTRKRDKPTADSEPSSSASKKKKCDDTTSDVPGNPVSDIVRQETEDFACQLAFLKKTTRKKTAPAKRKPTNPVLATVTPQLLIRPPPGESSSAPAIQDLMVKQVFAAPKTTIIPRRTSTYSEKKSLLLSNAHKISELTATSDSPSTSTQGPTDFSSVVFSPTKRSADPELQRKRNDAFLSSLRTPDPTPKKDSIMQQYFGGDLSMSPGSTRHASHLETPGGNNTTIDFTDMMYQNITNHGDLTTISNPALHFSVNEVHEKYHDMISSSQDSQDYILSHFQKKKTTPKKKK; encoded by the exons atgcAATCAGATGAGCCATCAACGTCATCTGCCAGTTCTTCTCGACGACGCATCGCCTTTGGGCGGCCTCCCGTATTGAGGGAAAGACCGCTTCAATCACCTGCACCGATTACATCGACTTCATTGACGTCCGGGCTAGACAAAGAACCTCAAACATCAACTGACAACACTACAACAAATGGAGAAATATTGAACCCGTCAAGTTCGGAACCCACGTGCACTTCTGTACTTTCTGACCAAAAATCGCTAGATCTTCCAAAAAGAAGAGCTTGGTCTTTTGATGAAGTTTGCGCTTTTCATGATGGAATCAAGCTT CACGGGAAAGATTTTGACAGTGTTGTAAAGTTCATGGCGAagcgaaaaatggaaaagaccAAAGATCACGTGAAGACGTTCTTCTTCAATTCGGCAAAAGCATATAAATCATTATTGGCAATGACAGATG ATGATTTTGCAAATATTCCACGAGATGCTCGAGAACTGTTTCTTCTCATCAACGCGTGCGAATATAAGCGTAAAACTGTTAATATGAAGGTTATTGTAGAGAAGTTGAAGGAGTTAGTGTTCGAAGg AACTGTTGTCGTCAGAGCTGGTAGGAAATTGGTAACGATTAAAACACCACCTTGCCCAGCACTTTGCAGATACTTCA GCGTCAAAAAAGGTGATAAAGTTCCAAATGATCTCTACATTCACCTCGAGCCAACAAGCAATGGAGACCATGTTTTCATGAGACAACGTAATCAGAATCCATTTCTTCGTGTTAAACTCAATGCAAACGATCGAATCACAAAACTTCTCgagtttttgcacaaaaaatggtCATTGGCAGGAGATTCTACCCCTATTTCAGTCACTTTATGGCCGGATAGTTCTTGTGAAATAGCGAGTTTATGCGTTCAATCGGCCGAAAATTCACCGTTCATCTCGTTGTCTATGAACAAATTGATTAAGAATGTAGAAGAGAGTAAGGAGAAGCTGGAAGCTAAGAAAATAGAAGTAACTGGAATAAAAGTGGCGACGGATGTTAATATCA aaacaaaaccATCTCATACTGTAACTTATCCAAGACCTTTCACGTTAACCGATGAAATTATTGCGGAAggaataaattctaaaaatgttcgaaatgcAATTGTGGCGgaacttttttgtgtt tGTGGCCGTAAAAATCCAATCCAATTAAGATATCAAGTTCATAACGAGAACCAACCTATTCAAGCATCTGAACCCTGGAAAGTAATGATTAATCTATTAAATAGAGGATACGGAGATTGTTTGGCGCCGAGTAAGACCAGAAAAAGAGACAAACCAACGGCAGATTC AGAACCAAGTTCGTCAgcttcgaaaaagaaaaaatgtgatgatACTACTTCGGATGTTCCTGGCAATCCAGTGAGCGACATCGTTCGACAAGAAACTGAAGACTTTGCATGTCAACTCGCATTTCTTAAAAAGACAACTCGAAAGAAGACTGCTCCAGCAAAACGAAAACCAACGAATCCAGTACTTGCAACAGTTACTCCTCAACTACTGATTCGTCCGCCACCCGGAGAGTCAAGTTCCGCTCCTGCGATTCAGGATCTTATGGTGAAACAAGTGTTCGCAGCACcaaaaactacaataattcCGAGAAGAACCTCTACATATTCGGAAAAGAAATCTCTACTTCTATCAAATGCTCATAAAATATCAGAACTCACTGCAACTTCTGACTCACCAAGTACAAGTACTCAAGGACCAACTGATTTCTCATCTGTCGTGTTCTCTCCAACAAAACGAAGTGCAGATCCTGAattgcaaagaaaaagaaatgatgCATTTTTATCATCTCTACGTACACCAGATCCAACTCCGAAG aaagacaGCATTATGCAACAATATTTCGGTGGAGATCTATCAATGTCACCTGGATCGACACGACATGCATCTCATTTGGAAACTCCTGGAGGAAATAACAC aacaattGACTTCACCGACATGATGTACCAGAATATTACGAATCACGGAGATCTGACTACAATTTCTAATCCGGCTCTGCATTTCTCAGTTAATGAAGTTCACGAAAAATATCACGATATGATTTCTTCATCGCAAGATAGTCAGGATTACATTCTATCGCActttcagaagaagaagaccacgcccaagaagaaaaaatag